From the genome of Agrobacterium tumefaciens:
CGTCTGGTGCAGCGCATGGCTCGGCAATCTCGTCGGCGCGGTTCTTCTTGCCGCCCTGTTCCACATGGCAGGTGGCGGCGTGTTGCTCGGCGATGGCAGTGCGGCGTTTTTCGCAGCCGTTTCCGCCAAGATGTCTGCCGGATCGACCGAGCTTTTCGCCCGTGGCATCCTCTGCAACTGGCTGGTCTGTCTGGCAATCTGGATGGCAGGACGCACCGAAAATGCAGCAGCAAAGATCATGCTGATCTTCTGGCCGATTACCATATTTGTGGCCGCCGGCTACGAACACTCCGTGGCCAACATGTTCACATTCTCGATGGCATTGTTGGGCGAACATCCCGCCAATGTCACGATTTCCGGTGCAGTACATAACCTTGTCTGGGTCACGCTCGGCAACCTCGTCGGTGGCTCCGTCTTCATGGCGCTCGGTTACTGGGTGCAGTTCCGCAGCAGTGGTCACGTGTCCTTTGTTCCTGTGCCCGCAGCACTTGGCGATAAAGCCCGCGCGGGCCGCAACAAGGCGTAACGTCGATGAATGACCGGAACGATCCTTCTCCTCCCCCGACACCCACCATGACGCGAGCCGGCATCAGGCGGCTGACAATCCCGCTGTTTGCCATCGCAGCCGTCATGGCCTGCGTCTCATGGTCAATCAGTGACTGGGGCAAATGGGTTGCGGATGCCGCCAGCCAGACAACCGACGATGCCGTTGTCGGCGCCGATGTTTCAACGCTCAGCGCGCAGATCAGCGGCGTTCTCAAAAGCCTTCCTGTCGCGGACTACCAGAAGGTTGCCAAAGGGCAGGTTCTGGCTGAAATAGACCCCAGCGAATATGATGCGGCGGTGAGCGCTGCCGAGGCAACCCTCGACGCGGCGAACGCCTCGGTGGCTAACCTTTCCAATCAGGTTGAATTGCAGAAGGCGGTCATCCGGGTCGCTGAAGCGCAGAATGCCTCGGCACTGGCGCAACAGACCCAGACACGCGCAGAACTGCAGCGACAGAATGATCTCGGTGTCGCGACGTCCGAGCACCAGCGTCAACAGTCTCAATCGGCGTTCCTGCAGGCGGAAGCCGCGGTGAAATCGAGCTCGGCTGCCATTGATCAACAGCAGGCACAACTAAAGGTTCTTCAAGGGGAACTGCCGCTTCTTGAGGCTCAGGCGGACGGCGCTCGCGCCAACCTGCAGACGGCTTTGATCCATCGAAGCTACACACGCATAACAGCCCCTTTTGACGGAGTGCTGAGCCGCAAACTCGTTCACGAGGGCGATGTCGTCAATGCAGGTTCCGGGATCGTCTCTGAAGTTCCCCTGCCGCATGTCTATGTTACGGCGAATTTCAAAGAAACCCAACTTGCCCATATGGCGCCGGGCAACCGTGCAGACGTGACCATCGATACATTTCCCGGAAAGACACTCCACGGAAGGATCGCCGCGCTGTCACCCGCCAGTGGAGCAATTTTCGCACTACTGCCAGCCGACAATGCCACCGGAAACTACACAAAGGTTGTCCAACGCATTCCACTCCGCATCGAACTTGAACCGGGCCAACCTGAGATCGACCTGCTGAAACCGGGAATGTCGGCCATCGTCACGGTCGATACCTCTCATCAAGACATATCTCGGCGATGACAACGCGCATCTTCGGACCTGTCACGAGCGGCATCAACGCCAGTCGCCCTGTGCTCATCGTTGCAGCGCTTCTGCTGGCGTCTTTTGTCGTCGGCTTCGACACCCGTGTCTTCGCCGTCGGGCTCCCGGATTTGCGCGGTGCGTATTCGCTTAGTGCCGACGAAGCCTCCTGGCTGAACACCATCGCCAATTCACCCCAAATCCTCGTTTCGTCGGCAATTGCCTGGCTCGTCACGGTGTTCGGCATACGCCGTATCATGATCCCCTCCGCACTGGCCTATGCCGTGGTGTCCTGGGCAATTCCTCAGGTGCCGGGAGGAACAGCTCTGCTCGTTTTGCATGCCGTCAGAGGACTGCTGCTCGGGGTTTTCATCCCCGCAACGCTGATGGTGGTCTTCCGCAATCTTGCGACAAGATACTGGCTGATCGGCATTGCGCTTTATGCGCTGCGTGTTCCCCTGTCGCAAAGCCTCGGTTTCGTGCTCGTCGGCATCTATGGCGACTACCTTGGCTGGCAATGGTTATATTGGCAGGATGTGATCCTTGCACCGCTCATCGCGCTACTTTTGATCGTCGCGGCCCCGAAAGAAAAGATCGATATCGGTCTGCTGGAACACGCCGACTGGGGTGGCATGATGCTGCTCGGAACGGCGATGATGTTGATCTATATCGGCCTGGACCAAGGCAACCGGCTGGACTGGTTCCAATCTGGAACGATCAGCGCACTGATCGCGGGTGGATGTGTGTTGGCTGTCGGTTTTTTCCTCAATGAAAGCCTGGTCAGACACCCTTGGGCACATGCCAGTGTCATTCTGTCACGCAACATCGGCCTGGGTTATGCAGTCATCATCTGCTTCAGTCTGTGCAGTGCCGGTGGCGCGATCGCGGTTCCCGGCTTTTTGCAAACGGTCGGCGGATTACGGCCCATCGCCATCTCCAGCCTCTATTTTACAAGCGCCGTCATACCGGTGCTGCTCTTCACGGTAGCGGCCATCATTCTTCAACGCCGTTTCGATTCCCGCATTGGCATCATCATCGGGCTTCTTCTCATGGCGGCCGGGACGCTCTTCGGCGTTCGCGTGACAGCCGACTGGTCACCGGACAATTTTCAGCCAACGGTTCTTCTTTATACCGCTGGCCAGGCTTTCGCAT
Proteins encoded in this window:
- a CDS encoding MFS transporter; protein product: MTTRIFGPVTSGINASRPVLIVAALLLASFVVGFDTRVFAVGLPDLRGAYSLSADEASWLNTIANSPQILVSSAIAWLVTVFGIRRIMIPSALAYAVVSWAIPQVPGGTALLVLHAVRGLLLGVFIPATLMVVFRNLATRYWLIGIALYALRVPLSQSLGFVLVGIYGDYLGWQWLYWQDVILAPLIALLLIVAAPKEKIDIGLLEHADWGGMMLLGTAMMLIYIGLDQGNRLDWFQSGTISALIAGGCVLAVGFFLNESLVRHPWAHASVILSRNIGLGYAVIICFSLCSAGGAIAVPGFLQTVGGLRPIAISSLYFTSAVIPVLLFTVAAIILQRRFDSRIGIIIGLLLMAAGTLFGVRVTADWSPDNFQPTVLLYTAGQAFAFFSTVVYLIANSDPKRATAVSAYIQVIRLGSVELATSLMTTWLRQREQFHSAILSQKVSAGSPELHMWMERLQTVFGKSSHGTFDALLLTASQIRTQAYVLAYSDMFMLSFVAAVAGLALVAFMGKMPFGPLHPDYEHQQRPKT
- a CDS encoding HlyD family secretion protein; amino-acid sequence: MNDRNDPSPPPTPTMTRAGIRRLTIPLFAIAAVMACVSWSISDWGKWVADAASQTTDDAVVGADVSTLSAQISGVLKSLPVADYQKVAKGQVLAEIDPSEYDAAVSAAEATLDAANASVANLSNQVELQKAVIRVAEAQNASALAQQTQTRAELQRQNDLGVATSEHQRQQSQSAFLQAEAAVKSSSAAIDQQQAQLKVLQGELPLLEAQADGARANLQTALIHRSYTRITAPFDGVLSRKLVHEGDVVNAGSGIVSEVPLPHVYVTANFKETQLAHMAPGNRADVTIDTFPGKTLHGRIAALSPASGAIFALLPADNATGNYTKVVQRIPLRIELEPGQPEIDLLKPGMSAIVTVDTSHQDISRR
- a CDS encoding nitrite transporter NirC (member of the FNT family of formate and nitrite transporters), with translation MYEDSITGFAESGAHKAQVVRKQLFAFLTGAAMAGAYIGFGDILMFTVSAHVDPAWSHLVMGAVFSSALTIVVFAGSELFTGTAMYMPLAFLMGRSGIADVFLVWCSAWLGNLVGAVLLAALFHMAGGGVLLGDGSAAFFAAVSAKMSAGSTELFARGILCNWLVCLAIWMAGRTENAAAKIMLIFWPITIFVAAGYEHSVANMFTFSMALLGEHPANVTISGAVHNLVWVTLGNLVGGSVFMALGYWVQFRSSGHVSFVPVPAALGDKARAGRNKA